TCCGGCAGTTCACTCAGGACATCCACATCTGGCAGCACCAGCGATACTCGGATCCGCCCGCGTTGGCGAATGCCGAGCAGGATGGGTTCACCGCAATCCGCCAGTGGGCCTTGAAGTTTTATCCCGACGGCCTCGGCGGTAGCGCCGCCGACCTGCAATCCGCTTCCGAGAGAGGGCAGAAGAATTGAGTGCAAATCGTAAGCCGGTCCGCGTGTTCCAGGTCGCGACGGGCAACGTCGGCAGCGAGATGATCAAGCGGATCGCCGACCGGCCCGACCTCGAACTGATCGGTGTGCACTGCTACTCGCCGGAAAAGGTCGGAAAGGACGCCGGCGAGCTCGCCGGGCTGGCGCCCAACGGGGTGATCGCGACCGGGTCGATCGAGGAGATCATCGCCGCCAAGCCCGATGTCCTGACCTTCCACGGCGTCTTCCCCGACGAGGACCTCTACGTCAAGATCCTCGAGGCCGGCATCAACATCGTCACCACCGCGGACTGGATCACCGGCTGGCATCGCGACACCAACCATCCGCATCCGTCGGGTAAGCCTGTCTCGCAACTGCTTCGGGAGGCATGTGAGAAGGGCGGCTCCACCTTTTACGGCACCGGGATGAATCCGGGCCTGAACCAGATCCTGGGAGTCGTGTGCTCCGCCGACGTCGCCGAGATCGAGAACGTCACCACGATCGAGTCGGTCGACGTGTCGTGTCACCACTCGAAGGACACCTGGATCGAGGTCGGATACGGCCTGCCCGTGGGCGATCCGAGCATTCCTGGCAAGTTGGAGAAGTACACCCGCGTTTTCGCGGACAGTGTGCTGATGATGGCCGACTGCTTTGATCTGACACTCGACGAGGTCAAGTTCAGCTTCGAGCTCGGGGCGTGCACCAAGGATGTCGATCTAGGCTGGTACGTGCTGCCGAAGGGTTCGCTCGGCGGCAACTACATCAAGTATCAGGGCATCGTCGACGGCGTGCCCAGAGTCGAGACGCATCTGGAGTGGCAGATGACTCCGCATACGGACCCGAGCTGGGATATCAAGGGCTGCTACATCACACAGATCAAGGGCGATCCGTGTGTGTACAACAAGCACATGATCTTTCCGAAGCCCGGAGTCGACCTGTCCGATCCGACGAACTTCGCGTCGATCGGTATGACGGTGACCGGAATGCCCGCTTTGAGTGCGATCACGTCGGTGGTCGATGCGCCGCCCGGGCTGCTGACGAGCGCCGATCTCCCGTTGCGTGGGTTCGCGGGTCGCTTCAAGCTATAGCGACAGCCAACTCGAGTCGCTCGAGCCGCCGCACCAGCAGGCTCGGCAGCCATCGGCCAGTGTCCGCCGCCTCGATCCACGTCGTGCGGTCGAGGAGTTGGCTGATGACAATCCTGGCTTCCAGCCTCGCGAGTGCCGCCCCGACGCAGAAATGGGCTCCCTTACCGAAGGTGATATGTCCCTTCCCGCTGGGGCGGTCGAGCCGGAAGTCATTGGCGTCGGGGAAATGTGAGGGGTCGCGGTTGGCCGCGCCCCACAGCAGCACGAGGCGGGAGCCGGCGGGCAGATCGACCCCACACAAGCTGGTGTCTTTGACGACATGGCGGTAGTGCCCCCGGAATGGCGGCTCGAACCGAAGCACTTCTTCCAAGAACGCCGACAGTGCATTTGGATTTTCGCGAACCTCGCGCTGCACGTCGGGCCGAGAAGCCAGCACATGCGCGGCAGATCCGATCAGCGATGCCGTCGATTCACCGCCTGCACTGAATAGCGTGGCCATGATGTTCAGTGCAGTGGCGTCCGTCAAATCCCCTGCGGCACGGGCGGTTGCGAGATCGCCGAGCAGGTTGTCCTCAGGATCGTCGGCAGCGGCCAGAAAATGTTCGTTGATATAGACGGCGAGCTCCATGACTGCCATTCCGGCTTCGGCGAGCTCATCTTGGCTCACAAGGCCTTCCACCGTCTTCGTGCCTGCGTAGCCCCAACGCATCAGCTGTTCGCTGTCCACGTCGGGTACACCGATGAGACGCGTCACGATCATCATCGGCAGACGGTTCGCCATCGCCGACATCCACTCGACGCGTCCGTCGCGGACATGCTCCTGCCACAGTCGGGCTTCGATCTCGCGGACATACTCTTCGACTGCTTTGATTCGCCGTGCGGCGAGCTGTGGCAGCAGCAACTTGCGATGCGCAGCATGCGCGGGGTCATCCGCTGTCGCCAATGCCTGCAACTCGCTGCCGAGCTCGCTGAACGCGAATTGGCCGACCTTGCCGTTCTCGTATGTCATGGTTGCGGTGAGGTTCGAGGAGAAGTCCTCGGGTCGGCCGATGGCCTCGTTGATCGCATCCCAGGTGCACACCGCGTGGAACGCGGAGTCCCCGATGCGGTGGACCGGCCCGGCGGCGTGCATGCGGGCGTACAGCGGATAGGGATCCTGGATGAACTCGTCATCGAACAACGCGAGACCGAGTCGGCCGTCGGGCACAGTCATTCGTCAAGGCTGAATTGGGACCGCGCGCCGCGTCAAGCGGCGAGCGTGAAGTTGATAACTGCAGGTAGGACCGCATCGGCAGCGCTGTCTCACGTCGCGGTTCGGACCAGGAACGATGGTGAGATTACTTCGCGTTTTCGTCTCAATGTGAGAATATCTGGGGCATGCCTCGCAACGACTGGCTGGTCGGTGATCGGCGATCGGCGGCCGCCGAACGCATTTACGACGCGGCGACCGAGCTCATAGCGCGTGACGGGCTGGACGCTTTCGATGTCGACGTCTTGGCCGCGCGCGTGCACTGTTCCCGGGCAACGATCTATCGCCATGCGGGCGGAAAGGGGGAAATACGCGAAGCAGTGCTGCTGCGTTCTGCGGCAAGCGTCGTCGAGACGGTGGGGAAGGCGGTCGACGGGCTGTCCGGGGCTGACCGGATCGCTAGGGCAATCGCGGTGGCGCTCAAACAGATTCGTTCCCATCCGCTTCGTGAGTCGATGGTCGATTCGCTTCGAAGTGGACGGGGGATGACATGGCTGGCCGAATCTCCTGTCGTGGCCGGGTTCGCGACCGACCTGAATGGACTTACTGAAGACGACCGGGACGCTGCGCAGTGGATCCTGCGGGTCGTGTTGTCGATGCTCTGCTGGCCTGTCGACGATGTCGACGCCGAGCGCCGTGTCGTCGAGCGTTTCGTCTTGCCCGCCTTCGCCGATAGCGCTGAGCAGTAGCATTGGACCGCATATGACCTCCAACGTCACGCCGCGCCGTCCCGCCAAGGGCAAGCAGGTCCGCGCGGACCGCACGCGGGCGATGGTCATCGACGAGACCGTGCACTGCGTCCTCGAGGAGGGATTCGGCGCCGCGAGTGCCAAACACATCACCGAGCGCGCCGGTGTGACGTGGGGAGTGATTCAGTACCACTTCGGTGACCGCGACGGTCTGCTGATGGCCGTCGTCGACAGTGGCTTCAGCGAGTTGCTGGCGAAACTGCGAGAGGTC
The sequence above is drawn from the Mycobacterium gallinarum genome and encodes:
- a CDS encoding NAD(P)H-dependent amine dehydrogenase family protein, with translation MSANRKPVRVFQVATGNVGSEMIKRIADRPDLELIGVHCYSPEKVGKDAGELAGLAPNGVIATGSIEEIIAAKPDVLTFHGVFPDEDLYVKILEAGINIVTTADWITGWHRDTNHPHPSGKPVSQLLREACEKGGSTFYGTGMNPGLNQILGVVCSADVAEIENVTTIESVDVSCHHSKDTWIEVGYGLPVGDPSIPGKLEKYTRVFADSVLMMADCFDLTLDEVKFSFELGACTKDVDLGWYVLPKGSLGGNYIKYQGIVDGVPRVETHLEWQMTPHTDPSWDIKGCYITQIKGDPCVYNKHMIFPKPGVDLSDPTNFASIGMTVTGMPALSAITSVVDAPPGLLTSADLPLRGFAGRFKL
- a CDS encoding cytochrome P450 — its product is MTVPDGRLGLALFDDEFIQDPYPLYARMHAAGPVHRIGDSAFHAVCTWDAINEAIGRPEDFSSNLTATMTYENGKVGQFAFSELGSELQALATADDPAHAAHRKLLLPQLAARRIKAVEEYVREIEARLWQEHVRDGRVEWMSAMANRLPMMIVTRLIGVPDVDSEQLMRWGYAGTKTVEGLVSQDELAEAGMAVMELAVYINEHFLAAADDPEDNLLGDLATARAAGDLTDATALNIMATLFSAGGESTASLIGSAAHVLASRPDVQREVRENPNALSAFLEEVLRFEPPFRGHYRHVVKDTSLCGVDLPAGSRLVLLWGAANRDPSHFPDANDFRLDRPSGKGHITFGKGAHFCVGAALARLEARIVISQLLDRTTWIEAADTGRWLPSLLVRRLERLELAVAIA
- a CDS encoding TetR/AcrR family transcriptional regulator codes for the protein MPRNDWLVGDRRSAAAERIYDAATELIARDGLDAFDVDVLAARVHCSRATIYRHAGGKGEIREAVLLRSAASVVETVGKAVDGLSGADRIARAIAVALKQIRSHPLRESMVDSLRSGRGMTWLAESPVVAGFATDLNGLTEDDRDAAQWILRVVLSMLCWPVDDVDAERRVVERFVLPAFADSAEQ